From one Hyphomicrobiales bacterium genomic stretch:
- a CDS encoding aminotransferase class I/II-fold pyridoxal phosphate-dependent enzyme yields the protein MPSGSISAGRPTTRRHRTSSSANPNASASRGADEMNDQPWLYTLCETTLGAEEAEAARATVESAWLSTGPRTQAFEKAFAEKLGARHAIAVSNGTAALHVATLALGIGPGDEVIQPSLTFVASANITIAAGAAPIFADIVSLDEPTIDPQDVIRRITPRTKAVVAMHFGGYPARLGELLAICRERGIALIEDACHGPAQRVPSLGGRALGTFGAVGTFSFFANKNMTTGEGGMVVSDDDEVAARVRLLRSHGMTTLSWDRHRGRASTYDVLEHGFNYRTNEIASAIGIEQLKKLDGANARRREVAATYARCFREAAIEGVHFVFGDRPDEGAGHIAALIVPQDRRDGVRAALTTRRIQTSLHYPPIHLFSGFAGKAASDLDLTEEFSRRVISLPIHPLLMARDAEIIANTVIEIIRDLEV from the coding sequence ATGCCTTCTGGCTCGATATCGGCCGGCCGGCCGACTACGCGGAGGCACAGGACATCTTCGAGCGCGAACCCGAACGCTTCGGCATCACGAGGAGCTGACGAGATGAACGACCAGCCCTGGCTCTACACACTCTGCGAGACGACCCTCGGGGCCGAAGAGGCCGAGGCCGCGCGCGCCACGGTCGAGAGCGCCTGGCTCTCGACGGGTCCGAGGACGCAGGCCTTCGAGAAAGCTTTCGCCGAGAAGCTCGGCGCTCGCCACGCGATCGCGGTCTCGAACGGCACCGCCGCATTGCATGTCGCAACGCTGGCGCTCGGCATCGGCCCGGGCGACGAGGTCATCCAGCCGTCGCTGACCTTCGTTGCGAGCGCCAACATCACGATCGCGGCCGGCGCCGCGCCGATCTTTGCCGATATCGTCTCCCTCGACGAACCGACCATCGATCCGCAGGACGTCATCCGGCGCATCACGCCGCGAACGAAGGCCGTCGTCGCCATGCACTTCGGCGGCTATCCGGCACGGCTCGGCGAACTCCTCGCGATCTGCCGCGAGCGCGGGATCGCGCTCATCGAGGACGCCTGCCACGGTCCGGCCCAGAGGGTGCCTTCGCTCGGCGGGCGCGCGCTCGGCACGTTCGGCGCGGTCGGCACGTTCTCGTTCTTTGCCAACAAGAACATGACGACGGGTGAGGGTGGCATGGTCGTCAGCGACGACGACGAGGTCGCCGCGCGCGTCAGACTGCTGCGCTCGCACGGCATGACGACGCTGTCTTGGGATCGGCACCGCGGCCGGGCGAGCACCTATGACGTGCTCGAGCATGGCTTCAACTACCGCACCAACGAGATCGCCTCGGCCATCGGCATCGAGCAACTGAAGAAGCTCGACGGCGCGAATGCCCGCCGACGCGAGGTCGCCGCCACCTACGCCCGGTGCTTCCGCGAGGCGGCGATCGAGGGCGTGCATTTCGTCTTCGGCGACCGACCGGACGAAGGAGCCGGCCATATCGCCGCGCTCATCGTTCCGCAGGACCGGCGCGACGGCGTCCGGGCGGCGCTCACCACCCGCCGCATCCAGACCAGCCTGCATTATCCGCCCATTCACCTCTTTTCGGGTTTCGCGGGCAAGGCGGCGAGCGATCTCGACTTGACTGAAGAATTTTCTCGGCGCGTCATAAGCTTGCCGATCCATCCGCTGCTGATGGCGCGGGATGCCGAGATCATCGCGAACACCGTGATCGAAATCATCAGAGACTTGGAGGTTTGA
- a CDS encoding NTP transferase domain-containing protein: MQGTLAMADVPVVILAGGKGTRLRPFTASFPKPLVPLGDMPILEVVLRQLAGKGFRHITLSLGHLAELIRAYVGARPWLQASLDIATIDEDRPSGTAGSLKRVPDLDRTFLAMNGDVLTNLDYADLVRAHKASGAILTIAVHRKEVCIDLGVLVSNGEGVLTGYLEKPSYTHEVSMGVYVYEPRVLEHIEDDKYLDFPSLVHKLLEAGEHVNLYRNDAFWLDIGRPADYAEAQDIFEREPERFGITRS; this comes from the coding sequence ATGCAGGGCACTCTGGCGATGGCCGACGTGCCCGTGGTGATCCTGGCGGGTGGCAAGGGCACGCGCCTGCGCCCCTTCACGGCATCCTTTCCAAAACCGCTAGTGCCGCTCGGCGATATGCCGATCCTCGAGGTGGTGCTGCGCCAGCTCGCCGGAAAGGGCTTTCGTCACATCACTCTCTCGCTCGGCCATCTCGCAGAACTGATCCGGGCCTACGTCGGAGCGCGACCCTGGCTGCAGGCGAGCCTCGACATCGCGACGATCGACGAGGACCGGCCGTCCGGCACCGCCGGCTCGCTGAAGCGGGTGCCCGACCTCGACCGCACATTCCTCGCCATGAACGGGGACGTGCTGACCAACCTCGACTACGCGGACCTCGTTCGCGCGCACAAAGCGTCGGGGGCGATCCTGACCATCGCGGTGCACCGCAAGGAGGTGTGCATCGACCTCGGCGTGCTGGTCAGCAATGGGGAGGGAGTGCTGACCGGATACCTCGAAAAGCCCTCCTACACGCACGAGGTCAGCATGGGAGTCTATGTGTACGAGCCGCGCGTGCTCGAGCACATCGAGGACGACAAGTACCTCGATTTTCCCTCTCTCGTGCACAAGCTCCTCGAGGCGGGCGAGCACGTCAATCTCTACCGCAACGATGCCTTCTGGCTCGATATCGGCCGGCCGGCCGACTACGCGGAGGCACAGGACATCTTCGAGCGCGAACCCGAACGCTTCGGCATCACGAGGAGCTGA
- a CDS encoding glycosyltransferase, whose product MSIVVVTGAIAPYTNRLYNAVGAALERPLAVLTCSAIEPQRQWSMPQAASYELKTLPGLRLHRSYTSHFYFNPSVIGEIVRRRPQAVLLSGFSPTMVLAGLFAVARGIPIAIMTDGSVETDPGAHSWIHRRMRHLLVPRATFGICASSDSARLLELYGLPRSRSTIVPIVSAWDGPARVPTFEERPFDLHFCGSIDEHRKGVLFFTEVVEELARRGRPPRVRISGDGPLKGEVERRLAAAGVVAQFDGYLRQDQLAEAYGSAKIFCFPSREEPWGLVANEAILCGTPVIASTHTTSGRELVGPFGAGIVRPLDRDSWVKDISDLLDNRSRWQGFQDRHRDAGRWFSLERSRAAFLTALSGALDGAGKGRARRTGLLPARPSPRT is encoded by the coding sequence ATGTCGATCGTCGTCGTCACCGGCGCCATAGCACCCTACACCAACCGCCTCTACAACGCGGTCGGGGCGGCTCTCGAGCGCCCGCTCGCCGTGCTCACCTGCAGCGCCATCGAACCGCAGCGCCAGTGGTCGATGCCACAGGCCGCGAGCTACGAACTCAAGACCCTGCCGGGGCTGCGTCTCCACCGCAGCTACACCAGCCATTTCTATTTCAATCCCTCGGTTATCGGGGAGATCGTCCGCCGTCGTCCGCAGGCCGTTCTCCTCTCCGGCTTCTCACCGACCATGGTCCTCGCCGGCCTCTTTGCGGTTGCCCGCGGCATTCCGATCGCCATCATGACCGATGGTTCCGTCGAGACCGATCCGGGCGCCCATTCCTGGATCCATCGCCGCATGCGCCACCTGCTCGTGCCGCGCGCCACCTTCGGCATCTGCGCCAGCAGCGACAGCGCACGCCTGCTCGAGCTCTATGGTCTGCCCCGCTCGCGCTCCACCATCGTCCCGATCGTCTCGGCATGGGATGGTCCGGCGCGCGTGCCGACCTTCGAGGAGCGGCCGTTCGACCTGCACTTCTGCGGCTCGATCGACGAGCATCGCAAGGGCGTTCTGTTCTTCACCGAGGTCGTCGAGGAACTGGCGCGCCGCGGGCGGCCGCCGCGCGTGCGGATTTCGGGTGATGGTCCGCTGAAGGGCGAGGTCGAGCGGCGGCTCGCAGCGGCCGGGGTTGTCGCGCAGTTCGACGGCTATCTGCGTCAGGACCAACTCGCCGAGGCCTATGGGTCGGCCAAGATCTTCTGTTTTCCTTCGCGTGAGGAACCGTGGGGCCTGGTCGCCAACGAGGCGATCCTCTGCGGCACGCCGGTGATCGCATCGACGCACACGACGTCCGGCCGCGAACTCGTCGGCCCCTTCGGCGCCGGCATCGTGCGCCCCCTCGACCGCGACAGCTGGGTCAAGGATATTTCGGACCTGCTCGACAATCGCTCCCGCTGGCAGGGCTTCCAGGACCGTCATCGCGACGCCGGCCGCTGGTTCTCCCTCGAGCGCTCCCGAGCGGCCTTCCTGACGGCACTGTCCGGCGCTCTCGACGGCGCTGGCAAGGGCCGGGCCCGCCGCACGGGGCTGCTGCCCGCGCGCCCCTCCCCCCGCACCTGA
- a CDS encoding glycosyltransferase — MGADEAARAANQCRFHGVAFLSALTRRRAVPRSRCADRSVEFVGFRAIPMPFPPVCLRSASASHGDAGPVGMILASVSPDPSQWEPAMTSRSCNSDATTSVLFLAQLPPPVHGVTVVSKRVSDILSAQPDTTVEHLWRGGARSLADIGSKSISKVLELTSLAGTLVARALIGPRTDIAYLTFTPWSHAALRDGALAWLAGLSARRVLVHLHTEGLAGVVIGRGLRERALRRLLKGSELIAITEETARLAEGSGIFARVNRLPNMAEDPGEECLMPRAARPDDSPLHCAYLGNYDERKGVLDFISVIAALRDRGIAVRATLAGGETAALSRQDLALEVTRCGLEEVVDLVGFLSQEEKMALMCEADLFIYPTRHDHAPLVLLEAMAGGAVPLTLDAGGISSLMGDELAINVLSHRMARDLVREAMTERAVSYAIDRAALRRDSRRARARYLERFSPAAFEAGVTRIINARPVTSREASGKETAAATSEL, encoded by the coding sequence ATGGGAGCCGATGAAGCCGCCCGCGCCGCAAACCAGTGCCGTTTTCATGGAGTTGCCTTTCTTTCTGCTTTGACGCGCCGCCGGGCCGTCCCCCGCTCGCGATGCGCCGACCGCTCGGTCGAGTTCGTCGGGTTTCGAGCAATTCCCATGCCATTCCCGCCGGTCTGCTTGCGCTCAGCTTCCGCGTCCCATGGTGACGCAGGGCCGGTTGGCATGATCCTGGCTTCGGTCTCCCCAGACCCTTCGCAATGGGAGCCAGCGATGACGAGCCGATCCTGCAACAGCGATGCCACGACCAGTGTCCTCTTCCTCGCGCAGCTGCCGCCGCCCGTGCATGGTGTCACCGTCGTCTCGAAACGGGTCAGCGACATCCTGAGCGCCCAACCCGACACGACGGTCGAGCATCTCTGGCGCGGCGGAGCGCGCTCGCTCGCCGACATCGGCTCCAAGAGCATTTCGAAGGTTCTGGAACTGACGAGTCTCGCAGGAACACTGGTCGCGCGCGCGCTCATCGGACCGCGCACCGACATCGCCTATCTCACCTTCACGCCGTGGTCGCACGCGGCGCTGCGCGACGGGGCGCTCGCCTGGCTGGCCGGGCTCAGTGCGCGGCGGGTGCTGGTCCATCTCCACACCGAAGGGCTCGCCGGCGTCGTCATCGGCCGGGGTCTTCGTGAGCGCGCCCTGCGCCGCCTGCTCAAGGGCTCGGAACTCATCGCCATAACGGAGGAGACGGCGCGCCTCGCGGAGGGCTCGGGCATCTTCGCGCGGGTGAACCGGTTGCCGAACATGGCCGAGGATCCCGGTGAGGAATGCCTGATGCCACGCGCGGCACGGCCGGACGATTCGCCCCTCCACTGCGCCTATCTCGGGAACTACGACGAGCGAAAGGGTGTGCTCGATTTCATTTCGGTGATCGCGGCCCTGCGTGATCGGGGCATCGCCGTTCGCGCAACGCTTGCCGGCGGCGAGACGGCCGCGCTCAGCCGCCAGGACCTCGCCTTGGAGGTGACGCGGTGCGGTCTCGAGGAGGTCGTCGATCTCGTCGGATTCCTCTCGCAAGAGGAAAAGATGGCGCTGATGTGCGAGGCCGATCTCTTCATTTATCCGACACGGCACGACCATGCACCGCTCGTGCTGCTCGAGGCGATGGCGGGCGGCGCGGTGCCGCTGACGCTCGATGCCGGCGGCATCAGCTCCCTGATGGGGGACGAACTCGCGATCAACGTCCTCAGCCACCGCATGGCCAGGGACCTGGTGCGCGAGGCGATGACCGAGCGGGCCGTGAGCTATGCGATCGACCGCGCGGCGCTGCGCCGGGACAGCCGCCGGGCCCGGGCGCGCTACCTCGAGCGGTTCTCGCCAGCCGCCTTCGAGGCCGGTGTCACCCGCATCATCAATGCACGTCCCGTAACGAGTCGTGAAGCATCCGGGAAGGAAACGGCGGCCGCGACGAGCGAGCTCTGA
- a CDS encoding NAD-dependent epimerase/dehydratase family protein: MTVVEGKVGVVEKWAGEISDEMLSRLAAEDRRLGTRIGAQTERRVLVVGGAGYIGGPVTARLLAAGHHVRCLDLLTYGHAGAISGFLLHPRYEFLHGDMGDAETLERALADVTDVVILAGLVGDPITKAFPAEAHVINDIAMRRLIDALDGRGLNKVIFVSTCSNYGLIQGNVLADENHELNPLSLYAKSKVAAEQHLLGLEGKVDYAVTVLRFATAFGLAPRMRFDLTVNEFVRELGLGRELVVFDAHTWRPYCHVRDFARLIDRVLDFPIEDVAFEVFNAGGDANNHTKQSIVDLVLERLPAGRVAYRENSSDPRNYRVSFEKVRRVLQFTPAYSVGDGIDEVLAAMASHLLDDVDDRRNFYGNHALARLDGTVGADGGGRTQMREVA, from the coding sequence ATGACAGTCGTGGAAGGCAAGGTCGGTGTCGTCGAAAAATGGGCGGGTGAAATCTCCGACGAGATGCTTTCGCGTCTCGCCGCGGAGGATCGCCGCCTCGGAACGCGTATCGGAGCGCAAACCGAGCGACGCGTGCTCGTGGTGGGAGGAGCCGGCTATATCGGCGGCCCCGTGACGGCCCGGCTGCTCGCGGCAGGCCATCACGTGCGCTGCCTCGATCTGCTCACCTACGGGCACGCCGGCGCGATCTCGGGCTTCTTGCTGCATCCGCGCTATGAATTCCTCCATGGCGACATGGGCGATGCCGAAACACTCGAGCGGGCCCTCGCGGATGTCACCGACGTCGTCATCCTCGCCGGTCTCGTCGGCGACCCGATCACCAAGGCATTCCCAGCCGAGGCCCACGTGATCAACGACATCGCGATGCGGCGCCTCATCGATGCGCTCGACGGGCGCGGGCTCAACAAGGTCATTTTCGTCTCCACGTGCTCGAACTACGGTCTCATCCAGGGGAACGTGCTGGCCGACGAGAACCACGAGCTGAACCCTCTCTCGCTCTATGCCAAATCGAAGGTCGCGGCCGAGCAGCATCTGCTCGGGCTGGAGGGAAAAGTCGACTATGCGGTGACAGTGCTGCGCTTTGCGACGGCCTTCGGACTTGCGCCACGCATGCGCTTCGATCTCACCGTCAACGAATTCGTGCGGGAACTCGGCCTCGGGCGTGAACTGGTCGTCTTCGATGCGCACACGTGGCGGCCTTACTGCCACGTCCGCGATTTCGCGCGGCTGATCGACCGGGTGCTCGATTTCCCGATCGAGGATGTCGCATTCGAGGTCTTCAACGCCGGGGGCGACGCCAACAACCACACCAAGCAGAGCATCGTCGACCTAGTGCTCGAACGGCTGCCGGCAGGGCGCGTCGCCTACCGCGAGAACTCGAGCGATCCGCGCAACTATCGCGTCAGCTTCGAGAAGGTCCGCCGCGTTCTGCAGTTCACACCGGCCTATTCGGTGGGTGACGGGATCGACGAAGTGCTTGCCGCCATGGCGAGCCACCTTCTCGACGATGTCGATGACCGGCGGAATTTCTACGGCAACCACGCGCTCGCGCGGCTCGACGGCACGGTCGGCGCCGACGGCGGTGGCCGCACCCAGATGAGGGAGGTCGCTTGA
- a CDS encoding GNAT family N-acetyltransferase — MCGWTGGCSNPSPGEAPSVDRVPGPAGPASRAITKSRALSIERARNLQRKDFENVGTFFRQVAMRDTLDVRMLDDQIGTQSRPMGTGGAIATQPGQHAQITVAGRILTIALYDCPGEIETEWRAFESKALGSAFQSFAWCMSLVVAARGQSNERPLIVVGRDTRGEIAFILPMALHRRLGITSLRWLEQCRSAYNMGLFRHDIVGGFDAATVRQVLRAVRARHPSIAAVKLLSQPRHWGGQANPFSALATACSGVLAFEVDASLPAEGFLRCALSAHQRKLLKAKRRKLAECGTLEHRVARDGAERLTTLETFLGQKAIQLAERGERNVFENAIQQRFLRNLAQQTSPGAGVPDGSGEVEFHSLEVAGAPVAVLIGQRFQDTFFVHAISMTSQELARHSPGLLLMHDVIVHQIEAGPRRIDLGPGRGRHKEMWRSSEIALFETHLSLRPHGLLLTSYSVLKTFAKNAVRKRRRLANAARRIRSLIRSRRPGGHADASAREATRDNGAN; from the coding sequence ATGTGCGGGTGGACGGGCGGCTGTTCGAATCCATCACCGGGCGAAGCGCCGTCGGTTGACCGCGTTCCGGGCCCGGCAGGTCCCGCCAGCCGAGCGATCACGAAATCGCGAGCCCTATCGATCGAACGTGCACGGAACTTGCAACGCAAGGACTTCGAGAACGTGGGGACCTTTTTCAGGCAAGTTGCGATGCGTGATACGCTCGACGTCCGGATGCTCGACGATCAGATCGGCACACAGTCGCGCCCTATGGGGACGGGCGGCGCCATCGCGACCCAGCCCGGACAGCATGCTCAGATCACGGTTGCCGGGCGCATCCTGACAATCGCGCTTTACGACTGTCCGGGGGAAATCGAGACGGAATGGCGTGCCTTCGAGAGTAAGGCGCTCGGGAGTGCCTTCCAGTCGTTCGCCTGGTGCATGTCCCTCGTCGTGGCGGCACGTGGCCAGTCCAACGAGCGCCCGCTCATCGTCGTCGGTCGCGACACCAGAGGCGAGATCGCGTTCATCCTGCCAATGGCCCTGCACCGCCGGCTCGGGATAACCTCCCTCAGGTGGCTCGAACAGTGCCGCTCGGCCTACAACATGGGGCTCTTTCGCCACGACATCGTCGGCGGTTTCGACGCGGCCACGGTGAGACAGGTCTTGCGGGCCGTGCGGGCCCGGCATCCGTCGATCGCGGCCGTCAAACTGCTCAGCCAGCCGCGGCACTGGGGTGGGCAGGCAAATCCCTTTTCGGCACTGGCGACGGCGTGCTCGGGCGTCCTCGCATTCGAGGTCGACGCCAGCCTGCCGGCGGAGGGGTTCCTACGCTGCGCGCTCAGCGCGCACCAGCGCAAGCTGCTCAAGGCCAAGCGACGCAAGCTGGCCGAGTGTGGCACGCTCGAGCATCGGGTCGCACGCGATGGTGCCGAACGGCTGACGACGCTCGAGACGTTCCTCGGTCAAAAGGCGATCCAGCTTGCCGAGCGGGGCGAGCGAAACGTATTCGAGAACGCGATACAGCAGCGCTTCCTGCGCAACCTCGCGCAACAGACCTCTCCGGGCGCGGGCGTGCCGGACGGTAGTGGTGAGGTCGAGTTCCATTCGCTCGAGGTCGCCGGGGCCCCGGTCGCAGTCCTGATCGGTCAACGGTTCCAGGATACGTTCTTCGTACACGCCATCTCGATGACTTCGCAGGAACTGGCCCGCCACTCTCCTGGGCTGCTCCTCATGCACGATGTGATCGTCCACCAGATCGAAGCGGGCCCGCGGCGGATCGATCTCGGGCCGGGGCGGGGTCGCCACAAGGAGATGTGGCGGTCGAGCGAGATCGCGCTCTTCGAAACGCATCTCAGCCTGCGTCCGCACGGCCTGCTGCTGACGAGCTACAGCGTCCTCAAGACCTTCGCAAAGAACGCCGTGCGCAAGCGCCGCCGGCTGGCGAACGCCGCGCGCCGGATCCGCAGCTTGATCCGTTCGCGCCGCCCCGGCGGCCATGCCGACGCCTCCGCTCGCGAAGCCACACGGGACAACGGCGCCAACTGA
- a CDS encoding right-handed parallel beta-helix repeat-containing protein, whose product MDHARIERADPGKEWAMRRRVGIAWRWPALCAGLLFLGAAAVTMPIASGEHGAAASGLDTVVHVLIGATMHADDVSPDALAAPSIGPLASPADALEVVARVRRRFGPTRAIAVDLGPGRWRLDRPLVIDARHGGTWSNPLIVRGAAGLASTLTGAVALEPLGSPDRQLTDTLPEAARSAASFFRLPKPLAALAGVGIERFHPIHAAPLPLALYDRRGALEPARWPNEGYAIALPPPEGETGRTMAVSGAPDGLLEGAHDAYVAGYLRYDWSFETLPLRRASGAVVSAVGPDRLRFAAAMPPRYGLGDGARFFLQHLPRALDRSGEWVRLADGAVAVLPRRGGGPIEAALADSLVVVERASHVRLEGLVLEHSRAEALRMAGATDVAFVHGLIRWTGGRGATIEGGTLCGIRSSVVVDTGDGGVWLVGGDRAGLTGSQHYLVDSVVMRFSRLGRTFKPAAYLDGVGQRLVGNYIAEGDHQAVYFQGNDHLISLNEITRVVRDTSDSGAIYTGRDWTAQGTVIRANYLHDIAPARTGFETKGIYLDDLASGITVTGNVFAGVPQAVFIGGGRDNRVEGNVFVSSSPALHLDSRGEDWAARSVQDPDGDLRRRLSAVPYHSPVWRMRYPALASLLDDEPGVAKRNRAAANLMLASEPLQLHPPVDLARQQFAPARRLAMPRGFGSDAAPVVLARELQRVLAQAELTGDELTAVGLSERTLTEMDRARALAPLVAIARGSSDLTERTPGE is encoded by the coding sequence ATGGACCATGCCCGGATTGAACGGGCGGATCCCGGGAAGGAGTGGGCCATGCGGAGACGAGTGGGCATCGCCTGGCGCTGGCCGGCCCTATGCGCGGGATTGCTGTTTCTCGGAGCGGCGGCGGTGACCATGCCGATCGCGTCCGGCGAGCACGGCGCCGCCGCCTCGGGTCTCGATACCGTCGTCCATGTCCTCATTGGCGCCACGATGCACGCCGACGACGTTTCGCCCGATGCCCTCGCCGCGCCCTCGATCGGTCCCCTCGCGAGCCCTGCCGATGCCCTAGAGGTGGTTGCTCGGGTGCGCCGACGCTTCGGCCCGACCCGTGCGATCGCCGTCGACCTCGGCCCCGGACGCTGGCGTCTCGATCGCCCGCTCGTCATCGATGCCCGCCATGGTGGAACCTGGTCGAATCCGCTGATCGTTCGCGGCGCCGCGGGTCTCGCCAGCACGTTGACCGGCGCCGTCGCCCTCGAGCCGCTCGGCTCCCCGGACCGCCAGCTCACCGACACCCTGCCAGAGGCCGCCCGCAGCGCCGCCTCGTTCTTCCGTCTGCCGAAACCGCTCGCCGCTTTGGCCGGCGTTGGCATCGAGCGCTTCCATCCCATACATGCCGCTCCGCTCCCGCTGGCCCTCTACGACCGTCGCGGGGCGCTCGAGCCGGCCCGCTGGCCGAACGAGGGCTATGCCATTGCCCTGCCGCCGCCCGAGGGCGAAACGGGGCGCACCATGGCCGTGTCCGGTGCGCCCGATGGTCTGCTCGAAGGCGCTCATGACGCCTATGTCGCGGGCTATCTGCGGTATGATTGGAGTTTCGAGACCTTGCCGCTGCGGCGTGCTTCGGGCGCGGTGGTCTCGGCGGTCGGCCCCGATCGGCTGCGCTTTGCGGCGGCGATGCCGCCTCGCTATGGCCTAGGAGACGGCGCCCGGTTTTTTCTCCAGCATCTGCCGAGGGCCCTCGACCGCTCCGGCGAATGGGTCCGCCTCGCGGATGGGGCTGTCGCCGTCTTGCCGCGCCGTGGAGGCGGTCCGATCGAGGCCGCCCTCGCCGACAGCCTCGTCGTCGTCGAACGTGCGAGCCACGTCAGGCTCGAGGGACTGGTCCTCGAACACAGCCGCGCCGAAGCCCTGCGCATGGCGGGAGCGACCGACGTCGCCTTCGTGCACGGCCTCATCCGCTGGACGGGGGGGCGCGGCGCGACCATCGAGGGCGGCACGCTCTGCGGCATAAGGTCGAGCGTGGTGGTCGACACCGGCGATGGCGGCGTCTGGCTGGTCGGCGGTGACCGGGCCGGCCTCACGGGCTCCCAGCACTACCTCGTGGACAGTGTCGTGATGCGCTTTTCGCGCCTCGGTCGAACCTTCAAGCCGGCCGCCTACCTCGACGGCGTCGGCCAGCGCCTCGTTGGCAACTACATTGCCGAGGGTGACCATCAGGCGGTTTACTTCCAGGGCAACGATCACCTCATCTCTCTCAACGAGATCACGCGCGTCGTGCGCGACACATCCGATTCCGGCGCCATCTACACGGGCCGCGACTGGACGGCCCAGGGCACCGTGATCCGCGCCAATTATCTCCACGATATCGCGCCCGCTCGGACCGGCTTCGAGACCAAGGGAATCTATCTCGACGATCTGGCGAGCGGCATCACGGTCACCGGCAATGTCTTTGCGGGCGTGCCACAGGCGGTGTTCATCGGCGGCGGCCGCGACAACCGCGTCGAGGGCAACGTTTTCGTCTCCTCCTCTCCCGCTCTGCATCTCGATTCGCGTGGCGAGGACTGGGCGGCCCGCTCCGTCCAGGATCCCGATGGCGATCTGCGCCGCCGGCTGTCCGCGGTTCCCTACCACTCTCCCGTCTGGCGCATGCGCTATCCGGCCCTCGCCTCGCTCCTCGACGACGAGCCGGGCGTTGCCAAGCGCAATCGCGCCGCCGCCAATCTGATGTTGGCGAGTGAACCTCTCCAATTGCACCCGCCCGTCGACCTCGCCCGCCAGCAGTTCGCGCCCGCGCGCCGTCTCGCGATGCCACGCGGTTTCGGGTCGGATGCCGCGCCCGTTGTTTTGGCCCGCGAGTTGCAACGGGTCCTGGCGCAGGCGGAATTGACCGGGGATGAGTTGACCGCGGTGGGGCTGTCCGAGCGGACCTTGACCGAGATGGATCGGGCCCGCGCGCTGGCTCCGCTCGTTGCCATCGCACGCGGTTCGTCCGACCTCACCGAGAGAACCCCAGGGGAATAG
- a CDS encoding polysaccharide deacetylase family protein, with amino-acid sequence MKSAIFNLVRASHTLLAMRSLPRRLGLCFHELEPDQYPQFRAAIQYLKAHGYRCVTPAELVDDCDEEAGDRLLLVTFDDNYRCWHQALPLLDELDVQATFYVNTLPFRDLADAETITAYYDRNAFQRDRVPLTRRELVEIRASGHVIGCHTHSHFDLGRLPQIMWDSEIAQNKTMLENIIGEEVVDFSWPYGMRRNFNEDLRAYCASIGLKRIAASTPGLLHTTAIDPLNIPRTRWLLDKPLEHNLVDVRVDGRLFESITGRSAVG; translated from the coding sequence TTGAAAAGCGCGATATTCAACCTCGTCAGGGCATCACACACGCTGCTCGCGATGCGCTCGCTGCCGCGCCGGCTCGGCCTGTGCTTTCACGAACTCGAACCGGATCAGTACCCGCAGTTCCGGGCCGCCATCCAGTATCTCAAGGCGCACGGCTACCGCTGTGTGACACCTGCCGAATTGGTCGACGATTGCGACGAGGAGGCCGGCGACCGGCTCCTGCTCGTCACGTTCGACGACAACTATCGGTGCTGGCACCAGGCGCTGCCGCTGCTCGATGAACTCGACGTACAGGCGACCTTCTATGTCAATACGCTCCCATTCCGGGACCTTGCCGACGCAGAAACCATCACGGCCTATTACGACCGCAACGCCTTCCAGCGAGACCGCGTGCCGCTGACCAGGCGCGAGCTCGTCGAAATCCGCGCGAGCGGCCATGTCATCGGCTGCCACACGCATTCGCATTTCGATCTCGGACGATTGCCGCAGATCATGTGGGACTCGGAAATCGCGCAGAACAAGACCATGCTCGAAAACATCATCGGTGAGGAGGTGGTCGACTTCTCCTGGCCCTATGGCATGCGACGCAATTTCAACGAAGACCTGCGCGCCTACTGTGCTTCCATCGGACTGAAGCGCATCGCGGCGTCGACACCCGGACTGCTGCACACGACGGCCATCGATCCGCTCAACATTCCGCGGACCCGGTGGCTGCTCGACAAGCCGCTCGAGCACAACCTCGTCGATGTGCGGGTGGACGGGCGGCTGTTCGAATCCATCACCGGGCGAAGCGCCGTCGGTTGA